The genomic region TGTCTTATAGCATGTATTACCCGAACAGCACCTTACCGTGCAGCTGTGGAACCACTTCGGTGGTAAAACTTCCTGAACAACACTATTCCTCACCCATCGACTGTATACAAAGAGGAGTGCACAGTCACTGACTCGTATACAGCACAACATGAGCAGCCCAAAAGCACCTGCCGCACATTTCACCCTTCTCTACTTCGCTGCTTCAACATCGTACACTCGGAAAGAGCATGACTTCCTACCTGCGCCTATGCCTGTGACTGAGCTGTTCAACAAGCTGGAGGAGAAGTATCCTGGAATCAAAGAGAACGTTCTGTCGAGCAGTGCGGTGACGGTCAATCTGGACTATGTTGATCTTGAAGAAGAAGGAGCGAAGGGCTCACAAGGACTAAGTATTCAGCCAGGCGATGAGGTTGCCATCATTCCGCCTGTAAGCTCTGGGTGAGGACGTGATCGCCGTCGTCCGGAGCATAGCTCTAGACATTGCTGTGCTATGTTGTGAGTTGAAGCGGGTCGACAGGAAGTGGCCAAGATAGACTGTTCAGCAGCCACCGTCACCACTGCAGGCGTTTTCAAATGAATGCTGGAAGATTGCGGTCCA from Fulvia fulva chromosome 10, complete sequence harbors:
- a CDS encoding Molybdopterin synthase sulfur carrier subunit, which produces MFFQPSSTSVSRPQNHQVSIGIQHNMSSPKAPAAHFTLLYFAASTSYTRKEHDFLPAPMPVTELFNKLEEKYPGIKENVLSSSAVTVNLDYVDLEEEGAKGSQGLSIQPGDEVAIIPPVSSG